TCACAGGATCGCGGGGTGGACGACGATTGCGCTCCTCAAATCCCCATTGTGGGTCGATTAAGCTGCGCAAGCCACGAAAATAAATCTGGGTTGCCGAGCCTTCGACGCCAAGAAGTGAAGAGAGAACGGTCTTGTGGGCAATTGATTCGATCGCCTGGTCGATTTGTTCACAGGCAAGCTGTAATTCAGCTTTAGAATTCTGACGCTGGTGGCGCAGGAGCAAAACTCGTTGGTGAGTCAATTTTGCACGCACAAAATTTTTCGCCATCTCCAGGACAAAATCTTTTTCGTTGAGACGAGCATACTGTAAGCGTCGTAACGGTACATGAGGGGTAATATGACCAACCAGACGACCCCGATATTCTCCCCGCAGACTGAGGAAGACCACTTCGGTGTTTTGCTCGAGAAAGGCGTTGATGGCTGGGGTGGTTAGCCCAACATTGCCAAAAAGGACGACTTGCTCAACCTGAGAAAGGGGGATGCTGATCAGGGTTTGTGGAGGCTCGGATTCCTCATCTTGCACCAGGACGCGGCGGTTTTGGATGCGGATTTTGGCGTTCTGTTGCACCACATACAGCGGGGGCATGTCATCCCTCCAGCCAGCGGATCTGCCCCAGGCCCAGGCTGACACCGGCGCCCACGCTGCTGTAGAGGGCAAAGCGGGCAAGGGTGGCGATCAGGCTCATCCAGTAGCGGTCGTAGTTCAGGGTGGCAAATTCCGCCCAACCGACCATGCCAACGCGCAGGAGGCCTTCTTTCAGGGTGACGGCACGGGTGCGCAGGTCGTAACGGTTGAGGGTCAGGCACTGGTCAATGTAGCGTTGCAATTCGGGCGGGAAAGCCAGCGGCGCCACGGCGTTCCAGCGCTCGAGCAGGTTGCCGAAAACCAGGCGCGGCAGAGGCAGGGGCAGGTGCTGCTCATTGCTCTTGAAGGTGGTCGGGCTGGCAAACTGCAAGCGCAGGCGGCGCGGCGGGGACTGGGCAGCCAGCAGGTAGGGGGAAGCCAGCGTGCTGTAATCCGCCTGGCTGCGCCACTGGCTCAGTTCCGGCGGCAGTTCGCTCGTGGGGCGCACTTCAAACGGGTGGTAGTCCAGTTCAACCTGGCTGCCTTCGCTGAGCAAGCCGCCGGGTTCGAAGGCGTTCAACAACGCCTGACAGACATCGGCGCGGCAG
This genomic interval from Anaerolineae bacterium contains the following:
- a CDS encoding CRISPR repeat RNA endoribonuclease Cas6 — translated: MSELLSVLLALKPLPQASPRAVTWWGRATHALFLQAIAQRDAELANQLHDAGQLHPFSVSNLLGRFGRRGELQPDQVYAVRLTACRADVCQALLNAFEPGGLLSEGSQVELDYHPFEVRPTSELPPELSQWRSQADYSTLASPYLLAAQSPPRRLRLQFASPTTFKSNEQHLPLPLPRLVFGNLLERWNAVAPLAFPPELQRYIDQCLTLNRYDLRTRAVTLKEGLLRVGMVGWAEFATLNYDRYWMSLIATLARFALYSSVGAGVSLGLGQIRWLEG
- a CDS encoding CRISPR-associated protein Cas1, which produces MPPLYVVQQNAKIRIQNRRVLVQDEESEPPQTLISIPLSQVEQVVLFGNVGLTTPAINAFLEQNTEVVFLSLRGEYRGRLVGHITPHVPLRRLQYARLNEKDFVLEMAKNFVRAKLTHQRVLLLRHQRQNSKAELQLACEQIDQAIESIAHKTVLSSLLGVEGSATQIYFRGLRSLIDPQWGFEERNRRPPRDPVNVLLSFGYTLLAEAASSAVQTVGLDPYAGFLHEVAYNRPALGLDLMEEFRPIVDGIVLWCVNSGQITLQDFEKGDAERPILLKEEGKRRFIQAYEQRLETRFTHPLRQMQFPLRQCLIEQARQIAQCIQSGDPHYQAMGFR